The Anoxybacillus amylolyticus DNA segment ACCAAGGAATCGGGTTCATGTCTTCTTTTTTGTCTCAATGTAAATTTATGTTATCGATTTTGCTCATCTACAGTTAATAAGAAATGTTTCAAAGCAAATAAATAAGCGTATAAGTGATTTACCTGAACAAACTAGGCAAACTGTTATTATTGATGTAAGGGGTCAAAATGTCACAAGGGATGTTTTAAGGGATATTAAACAAAAAATAAATGAAAAAACAGATGGTGTAGCAGAAATTATTTTTAAAATGGATTAGAGGTGAAATTTAGATGGCTGTAGGAATATTAGTAGATTGTTTTTTTTACGAATTAGGACATAGCGATTTTGTACATTCGTTCTTTTCGACAATCTCATATCATTTGGAAAAAGAAGGATGGGGAACAAAATACCCGTTATTAATGAATGATTTATATTATGACAAATTAAATTGGGAGAATATCTCCGTTGCGAGAACTAATCTAATTGAAATTGAACAGGAATTATCAACATACTCCCCAGAGTCTGTTATATGGGATATCGATGACATATCACAAAAACCACCGTGGGGGGATAAGTTTAGTTCAAAAGTAACTAATTTAGCAAATTATTTTGCAACAACTGATGGGAAGACATTTTTTGAAGTAATACGTACAGCGATGGATGTAGCAGAAGAAGATAAATGTGATATGAAAATTCATAAACTTTAACTTTTTACAATATGGGGTACCGAATAAAAGGTTCTTAACTATAGAGTATATACATCCAAATTGGCATGTTAACCTCTGGTTTACACAGCACACCCGATGCGGCGCAACACTTCATCTGGGTGCTGCAACACATATTGTTCAAAACGAGTAATAGACTGGGCAATGTCGTTTTGATCTTTATGCAAGACGTTGGCAATCACTTCATCTTTCAGCCACTTCCATAACCGTTCAATCGGGTTTAACTGTGGAGAATACGGTGGCAAATAGATAAAGTGAAATGCAGCGCCTTCGTCGCTATCGAGGAATGCTTGCACCATGTTGGCATGATGAATACGTGCATTGTCCAACACAAGCACGATGAATCGATCCGAATATTTCTCTTTCAACAGGCGCAAAAAGTCTAGGAACGTCTCGGCATTGGCGGATGAAGCACGATGAAATACAACATCGCCTTGTTGAACGTCGACCGCACCAAAAATGGACACATGGGCATGATGACCGTAACTCGGGATTTGTTTTTGCTTGCCTACTTCTGCCCATGTCGTACGAAGCGCTTGATAGGCACGAACATGTGTCTCATCTACATAAAACATGGTAACGTTCTCGGTGATTAGTTTTTTTTTATAAATTCGAGCTCCTTTTGAAAAGCAGCTTGACGCTCAGGGGCACCTTTCACCAGCTTGTAGGTTGGATGTGTCCACGATAAACGAAGACGATGTAACAACTTGCGAATGCCTTCACGTGACATAAACACACCATATGTTTGTTGGATGTAAGATTGCAAAATACGTGTGTTCCATGAGGAAGAAATGCCCCAACCGACATCAACGGGGGTGGTGGTTAACACAAGTTGTCTGAGTTCTTGTTGCTGTTCTTCGGTAAGAAACGGTACACGACCGGGTGGTAAGCGGCGATCGAGTAAATGATCGAGTCCTCCTTCGTTAAAGCGTGAGACGTAGAGGGCAACCGATTGACGGCATAGATTGACCATTTTCGCAACATCTTTTCCGAGATACCCTTCCATGACGAGACGAACGGCGGTAACCCGAACGCGAAGCGAAGCATCTTTGATTTTCCGTTCTTGTTTCCGAAGTGTTCGAGGGGTCCAGCCGTGATCATTTGTAATTTTAAGACGTTTCATGTCATTTCCGCTCCTTTTATACGTGGGTATTTAGGAGCAGTATAACCATAGAAAAAGGCGTTCATACAGAAGTCATTGCTTTAAAGTGCATGTATATAGTAAGGGGTTGTGGAAAAATATGCATATAGAATCATCACGGGGTGATCCGTCTTTTTTGTTTTTTTGGAATACAGAATATTCCGTCTTATTAGTGTGCTGGCATACCCTATTGAAACGCAGAAATCTTGACATTTAGGTAATGAAGTTTATGCAATGTTAGTGATTTAAATTAATTTGCAGAAACATAGGGAACGTAGTAATCATATCTTGGGGGTTAATCGTAGAAAGCATACGAATGTGGTTACATGGCTATAATAGAATTTCTGTCAAAGTGCGCGCGTCCAGATTTTTGTTCCGGACCTTTTCTATGAATCAGGAAAAATGACCGGGCATGCGGTATCAACGATTGCGGGGATGATCGAAACAGGCGGGTCTGAAGCTCTCGAAGTCGGTGGTGCATCATTGACAGCGACTGGAGAAGGAGTGTTTGTGGGAGTTCCCGCCATGGCGATGACCGGAGAGGGAATGGCCTACGGTCAAGCGGAAACAGCGTTAAGCTTTCACCGTTTGGTCAAAAACGCCGAAGAACTGTACCAGCGAATGAGCCGGGGCGAAGGGGCTTCGTTACGGGTAATAGTTTACCTTCTTATGGGCAGAAATCAGTGCCTATGGATCCCTACCGAGAAGCATATGGATTCCCAGTGAAAGTAAAGCCAGGTGCTCAAGAGAAACATATTCCTAACACTCCCAATTACAAACTGTAGATGAGCAAATTTGCTAACATAAATTTACAACCGAACAAAAAAAGAGACATGAACCCGATTTCTTGATTCGAACAGATGTATCACCAGACCATTCACAAGGAGGTTCATGTCTCATGAACAGATTCAAGGAATCCACAAGCTTTTCACGACGCGAAACGTTGCTTGGAAACTTGGATTCATCGATGCTTGTTTTGTTCAAAAAAAGAAGGAGATGTTTCCTCCTTCGTTAATGTTTCTTTATGTCTTTTTTCTCATAGCACTCAAAGCAATATAATGTTTCTTTTTCGCCGCTAACAACCCCGTTTAAAAAGCCGGATAAACAATGAATCGGTTTGCCGCACTTTGCACAAAAGCCGACGAACTCTTCCAAGGGCTATTCCCCTTTCAAACGTATTGAGATTTTTCATAACAGACTGTGACGCCTGTCACTTCATGGACAACATCCAGCCGTTATGATGTGTATATAAATCATTATACTATAAAGGAGGTTCGTTTTATGAGCCAATTTGCCGCAAAAATTTATGCGCCTGCATATGAACCGAAAGACAGACATCCAGCGATTTTTCGTTTATTTGACAGCTTAAATTCAGGAGAAGTGATGGAGTTAACGAACGACCATGATCCACGCCCGCTTCATTACCAATTTATGATGGAACGGGAAGGGCAATTTACGTGGGAATATTTAGAAGAAGGCCCGGACGTGTGGCGTGTCGCTATTGGGAAAAAATAAAAACAAGGTTCCCGATTCATCGGGAGCCTTTTCTTTTTTTGTACGACATGGTAAAGTGAAACAAAAATGGATGAGGTGATTATGGTGAATCGAATGGCTGGGGCGATTTTGGCGGGCGGAGAGTCGCGCCGTTTTGGCAGTCCGAAGGCGTTTGCGAAACAAAACGGCGTGTATTTTTTCCAACGCGCGGTTGAAGCGCTACGCCCGTCTGTCGAAGAACTGTATATTGTCAGCCATCCGACACTTCTTGCACGTTTTCAACAAGAAACGAACGAAAAGATAATCGTCGATGCGGAAAAATACCGCGGCCAAGGCCCGCTTGCCGGCATTTATACTGTGATGAAGCAAACGGAGGCGGACTGGGTATTTGTTCTTCCGTGCGATATGCCATACATAACAGAACGAACCATCCGCCAGATGGTTTCCTACATCGATGATTCGTTCGATATCGTCGTTTCTGCTCATTTTGGACGTGTTCAACCTCTTGTCGGCGCTTACCATCGTCGAATAATCGATGATATTGAACAACTATTGATGGCAGGAAATAATCGGATGTTTGTGTTATTAGAAAAACGCTCTGTTCGTTACGTGAACGATACGGATTTTTATGAAGAGCCACGCGTTTTTTACAACATGAACTATGCAACAGAATATGGCGATATTGTGACAGAAAAAGAGTTGTGATGAACATCACACGTTTCTTCTCCCATGATGATTTACAATGGAAACAAGGAGGGGGAAAGCTGTGCGAGACTTTCAACAAAATCCATTTATCGTGATTTGGGAACTGACGAGAGCTTGTCAGTTAAAATGCCTTCATTGCCGGGCGGAAGCGCAATATCACCGTGACCCGCGCGAACTGACGTTGGAGGAAGGAAAAAAATTAATCGACGACATTTATGACATGGATCAGCCGTTGCTTGTATTTACTGGCGGCGATCCGTTAATGCGACCGGACGTGTACGATATCGCAAAATATGCGATTGATAAAGGGTTGCGCGTCTCGATGACACCAAGCGCGACGCCAAATGTGACGAAAGAGGCGATTCGTAAAGCGAAAGAGGTGGGGTTAGCACGCTGGGCGTTCAGTTTGGACGGACCGACGGCTGAAATTCACGACCATTTCCGCGGAACGAGCGGCTCGTTTGATTTAACGATGAAAGCGATTCAATATTTGCACGAACTAGGTATTCCTATCCAAATTAATACCGTTATTTCCCGCTACAACGTGCACGTGTTAGACGAAATGGTAGCACTTGTGGAAAAGCTCGGCTGCGTACTTTGGAGCGTCTTTTTCCTCGTGCCGACGGGACGCGGAAAAGAAACGGACATGATTTCACCGGTCGAGCATGAAAAAGTATTCCACTGGCTATATGAAACAAGTAAGCGCGTATCGTTTGATATTAAAACAACAGCAGGACAGCATTACCGCCGTGTCGTGCTGCAGCAAAAAATGCGGGAACAGAAACAAACAAATGGGGAAATTCGTTATGAAGATGTGTTGATGAAGGGGCTCACAGGTCAAGTCGACGGGCTTGGACGTGCGCCAAAAGGAGTAAATGATGGCAATGGATTCGTTTTTATTTCCCATATTGGCGATGTTTACCCGAGCGGTTTGTTGCCGGTGAAAGCAGGGAACGTGCGAGAAACACCGCTCAGGGAAATTTATCGCAACTCCCCAATTTTTCAAGACTTGCGCAACCCAGACAAATACAAAGGAAAGTGCGGGGTCTGTGAGTTTCGCTACGTGTGTGGCGGTTCGCGCTCACGGGCATATGCGGTCACAGGTGACTATTTAGAAAGTGAACCGTTTTGCGTCTACATTCCAAAAGCATGGCGAAAAAACTGACTCGAATCAAGGGTCAGTTTTTTTATAATTCCTCCTTTTTTCACTCAAACTGTTATTATTGGCGAGCATCATTTTTTTTAACAAACATGTGAAAGCACGAGTGTTGATTATCCATTACTTTACTAAAAAACACAGAATCATATGGCAGAAAAGCTAGGAATAGAGCGATGTCACCTGGTTTTTATTTGTTAATCAACACGCCTGTTATTATTGTAAAAGCGACCGCTTTGGCTAGATGTGATACATATCACACACGATTAGAGAATGAGAAAAATGTCACAGGAATGTCACAAATTTTGTAGAACGTTTTCGGACGTTGTTCCTTCGGTTGGTATGGTATACTTATTCGTAATACCGTTTTTGCTGTGTGAGGGATGTCACAGCGCGATTAACGGTTGTTTCCTATAGAGAATAGAACGATGCGAGAATTTATACTGAAGAGAGGATGCGCTATGAGCCAAAAAAAGCCGGTTATCGTTGACAAATGGAATCGTCCGTTGCGCGATTTGCGCATTTCTGTGACCGATCAATGCAATTTTCGCTGTGTCTACTGTATGCCGGCGGAAATTTTTGGCCCTAATTTTCGCTTTTTGAACGAAGAGGAATTATTAACGCTAGATGAGATGGTGCTTGTTGCGGAAGTTTTTGCTGAGCTAGGGGTTGAAAAGCTTCGGATTACTGGTGGCGAGCCGTTGTTAAGAAAAGGATTGCCGTCGTTTATTGAACGGTTGGCAACGATTCGTGGAATACGGGATATTGCGCTAACAACGAACGGCGTTCATTTAGTGAAAATGGCTCGGATGTTAAAAGAGGCAGGATTGCAGCGAGTGAACGTGAGCCTAGATGCGCTCGATGATAAAGTGTTTAAAAAAATGAACGGTGTCGGCGTTGGCGTTCAACCAATTTTAAACGGAATAGCAGCGGCAAAAGAAGCAGGGCTTGTAGTGAAAGTAAACATGGTCGTGAAAAAAGGCTGGAACGATTCGCAAATTTTGCCGATGGCACAATATTTTAAAGAAGCAGGTATTACGTTACGGTTTATTGAGTTTATGGACGTCGGAACGTCGAATGCGTGGGACTTATCGCAAGTCGTCACGAAAAAAGAAATATATGAAACGATTCGAGCGATTTACCCATTAGAGCCAGTCGAGAAAGCATATTTTGGCGAAGTAGCAAGCCGGTATCGCTATGCTGGGACGACGACAGAAGTCGGGTTTATTTCATCCGTGACGGAATCGTTTTGCCAGAGCTGCACAAGGGCACGCATTTCTGCTAATGGAACGCTTTATACATGCTTGTTTGCTACGGAAGGGGTGTCGTTGAAACAGCTGTTGCGAAAAGGGGAAGATCGGGCAGCATTGAAACAACTCATTGTTGACACGTGGAACAAGCGAACCGATCGGTATTCGGATGAGCGAACGGAGCAAACAGCAAAACTGCGAAAAAAAATCGAAATGTCGTATATCGGCGGATAAAAAGGATCGCTTGGAGGCGATCCTTTTATTTGGCGTTAGCGAGAATACGTGGGAAGAGGATATTGTTTTCAAGGTGAATATGTGTGAATAAGTCCTCTTCTAACGCTTCAAGCCGGTTGTAAACAAGTCGATATGTTCCGCACGCATCGAAAGGCGGTGTGAAATCGTTCGTGATTTTGCGAATTTCCTTAATGATATCTCCTGCCGTATCGTGCTCGGCGACGAGTTCTTCGATGACTTCTTTCATTGCTTGTTCGTTTTCTTTTGTTGGATGTTGTTCGAATTGGATAATTAGTGGGAATGCTTTCGTTTCTTCTTTCACTAAATGCTGTTCTAGTTCGGTTTTTAACTCGTTGAACAGCTTATGCACTTGCACCAAATGTGGCTGTTCTGATCCATGTACGCGCAATACTTTCGTCACGTATGGGCTAAGCTGTGGCAATTCTTCCATTAAAAAGCGGTGGTGTTTTTGGACGATATGATCGATTAATTCCGTATAGGAAGCCTCGAGCCAATTTTTCTCCACTTTTTCAAGCGATTGTTGGTACATCGTTTGCAATTGATGTAAAATGTCTTCTATTGGTAAATTTTTCTCGGCAAGCGCTTCAGCAACTGGACGGTTTCCGCCGCAGCAAAAGTCGATTTTATACGCTTTAAACAAGTCGCTTGCTTTTGGAAAAATAGCAACGATTTCACCAACGGTTGATTGTGCTGTAAACATTGTTTCCATCTTTAACCCTCCATCTCAGTTTTTCGGTTACAATGTAAGCATAGCCGTTTTTCATTTATGAAGTCGTGACGTGCATCACACATTTGAACAGATGTTGAACAATTCGTGCCAGTTGCTCTCAGCACAGAAAAATGTGACAGACGTCACAACTCTTTTCGCTTGTTTTTCGGTACAATAAACAATAGATGTAAATGAGTAAGTGAGGGATAATTGTGATAGAGAAACGAACACCGATTCCAGTGATGGAAGCGATACGAAAAGTGATGCAGTTTGCGAAAATTGGGGAAAAAGAATTTGTAGCGCTAGAAGAAGCGTACGGAAGGTATTTAGCGGAAGACTTGTGCGCAGACCATGATGTTCCGCCATTTGACCGTTCACCGTATGATGGGTTTGCGATTCGTGCTGCCGACTCTGCTGCTGCAAGTCTTGACCATCCGGTCGAATTTGAAGTCATTGAAACGATTGGAGCGGGGCAAGTGGCTGAGAAAGAAGTCGCTCCGTTTCAAGCGGTGCGCATTATGACCGGTGCCCAAATTCCAAACGGCTGTGATGCGGTCGTTATGTTTGAAGTGGCGAACGAATACGAACGAAATGGGAAAACA contains these protein-coding regions:
- a CDS encoding helix-turn-helix domain-containing protein, whose product is MKRLKITNDHGWTPRTLRKQERKIKDASLRVRVTAVRLVMEGYLGKDVAKMVNLCRQSVALYVSRFNEGGLDHLLDRRLPPGRVPFLTEEQQQELRQLVLTTTPVDVGWGISSSWNTRILQSYIQQTYGVFMSREGIRKLLHRLRLSWTHPTYKLVKGAPERQAAFQKELEFIKKN
- a CDS encoding IS630 family transposase, whose translation is MFYVDETHVRAYQALRTTWAEVGKQKQIPSYGHHAHVSIFGAVDVQQGDVVFHRASSANAETFLDFLRLLKEKYSDRFIVLVLDNARIHHANMVQAFLDSDEGAAFHFIYLPPYSPQLNPIERLWKWLKDEVIANVLHKDQNDIAQSITRFEQYVLQHPDEVLRRIGCAV
- a CDS encoding DUF2249 domain-containing protein; this translates as MSQFAAKIYAPAYEPKDRHPAIFRLFDSLNSGEVMELTNDHDPRPLHYQFMMEREGQFTWEYLEEGPDVWRVAIGKK
- the moaA gene encoding GTP 3',8-cyclase MoaA; amino-acid sequence: MSQKKPVIVDKWNRPLRDLRISVTDQCNFRCVYCMPAEIFGPNFRFLNEEELLTLDEMVLVAEVFAELGVEKLRITGGEPLLRKGLPSFIERLATIRGIRDIALTTNGVHLVKMARMLKEAGLQRVNVSLDALDDKVFKKMNGVGVGVQPILNGIAAAKEAGLVVKVNMVVKKGWNDSQILPMAQYFKEAGITLRFIEFMDVGTSNAWDLSQVVTKKEIYETIRAIYPLEPVEKAYFGEVASRYRYAGTTTEVGFISSVTESFCQSCTRARISANGTLYTCLFATEGVSLKQLLRKGEDRAALKQLIVDTWNKRTDRYSDERTEQTAKLRKKIEMSYIGG
- the ric gene encoding iron-sulfur cluster repair di-iron protein, which gives rise to METMFTAQSTVGEIVAIFPKASDLFKAYKIDFCCGGNRPVAEALAEKNLPIEDILHQLQTMYQQSLEKVEKNWLEASYTELIDHIVQKHHRFLMEELPQLSPYVTKVLRVHGSEQPHLVQVHKLFNELKTELEQHLVKEETKAFPLIIQFEQHPTKENEQAMKEVIEELVAEHDTAGDIIKEIRKITNDFTPPFDACGTYRLVYNRLEALEEDLFTHIHLENNILFPRILANAK
- a CDS encoding molybdenum cofactor guanylyltransferase; amino-acid sequence: MDEVIMVNRMAGAILAGGESRRFGSPKAFAKQNGVYFFQRAVEALRPSVEELYIVSHPTLLARFQQETNEKIIVDAEKYRGQGPLAGIYTVMKQTEADWVFVLPCDMPYITERTIRQMVSYIDDSFDIVVSAHFGRVQPLVGAYHRRIIDDIEQLLMAGNNRMFVLLEKRSVRYVNDTDFYEEPRVFYNMNYATEYGDIVTEKEL
- a CDS encoding TIGR04053 family radical SAM/SPASM domain-containing protein, translated to MRDFQQNPFIVIWELTRACQLKCLHCRAEAQYHRDPRELTLEEGKKLIDDIYDMDQPLLVFTGGDPLMRPDVYDIAKYAIDKGLRVSMTPSATPNVTKEAIRKAKEVGLARWAFSLDGPTAEIHDHFRGTSGSFDLTMKAIQYLHELGIPIQINTVISRYNVHVLDEMVALVEKLGCVLWSVFFLVPTGRGKETDMISPVEHEKVFHWLYETSKRVSFDIKTTAGQHYRRVVLQQKMREQKQTNGEIRYEDVLMKGLTGQVDGLGRAPKGVNDGNGFVFISHIGDVYPSGLLPVKAGNVRETPLREIYRNSPIFQDLRNPDKYKGKCGVCEFRYVCGGSRSRAYAVTGDYLESEPFCVYIPKAWRKN
- a CDS encoding immunity 70 family protein, which codes for MAVGILVDCFFYELGHSDFVHSFFSTISYHLEKEGWGTKYPLLMNDLYYDKLNWENISVARTNLIEIEQELSTYSPESVIWDIDDISQKPPWGDKFSSKVTNLANYFATTDGKTFFEVIRTAMDVAEEDKCDMKIHKL